ACTTCATCTCTTCGAGACACCAGCTGGTGGTTGTTACGCGTGCACATTAGTGTGTGACGGCGGCTCAGCAGCTGGCCTACGATTGTGTGGTGTCACAGTGTCGGAAGTGGCATTTTGTGAACAAGGCATCAGCATCAGCATCTTCTCGTGGGAGCATTGCCAAGGGAAGAGCTCGTAAATCCGGCCTCGAAACGTCACCAGCCGTATTCGCACAAGACCGTGAAAAAACAGACAGAGCATCCTACCTCGGTGTATGAGCGCCCACGCTGCGACGCCACGTACTGCCCTACTAGTATTCCGCCGTAGTCGGCTTCCTTGGCTTTGGATTGCTCCAAAAGATACGGAGTGTTTGTTTTCATGAAAGGGGTTTCGATAGAGGGGGCGAAGTGTCGGCGCGGGATGTGCAGTCGTCTATAAGTTGGACCGCCCTTCTAATCTCATCAGCTCTCTTTCCCATATTGGTGGGACCTTGTGGACAAACCGTGGCAGGTCACAGCTACCGTTTTTGTAAGTACTTCAATGGTGTTGCTGTTTGACAACAAGACATGCAGATACATGGTCGAGGCCGCCGTTCAGCGCAAGCACCCCGGACGCCAGTCCGCTGAACGTCTCATGGCCAGGGCACCCATAAACTGCCTTCCTCCTGGCACGTTTACCGCCTTTACCTAACGGAATGAAACTCTATTGAGAGAGAGCTGAAAAAGTAAGACGGCTGAGGCGGATCGTCTTCTGCTCTCTGGCAGTGCTCATTCCTCTGACGGTTGGCTTACATTAAGAGGACTCGCCGAAGATAAGGACTCCTCCGTATATATTTCCAAGGCAGAACAGTTGCCAGACGGCGCAAGCTGCCTACACATTACTTCCGTGCGGTTTGATACATTTGCCCTGCATCCATGCGTTTCCTAGAAAACGCGTGGCTGCCAGGTCGTGTTTCTTTGCTGAAGCCTGAGGAACTTTATCCGGCAGGATTTATGTTAGCCCTTTGAATGGTGTATCGTGCTATGAGACAGTTCGATGACGGCCTACGAACTGAAACGATCCCAGAGCAGCAGAGCAAGCTATCTGCCGAAGAACAAATAAGTCACTGGAGGCTGAACACCATCCAAGATCACTGTGAACAGCAAATTACTGACAACGGGAGCTCAAACGTGCCGCCAAACTATACGTGGACATTTCGATCTACACTGCCGTGTCGGAGGCTAGGGCCAGAAGCTCTGAGATGCTGAAGGCAATTGACCGTGCCCCGCTACGTTCTGTGTCCCTGTTGTCTCATATATTTTTTATATACTTTCAGACGGCGATGCCTCTGTGAGCTCTCTAGCACCGGTAGCCAGCTCTGTCAGATGCGTTTGCATTGCCTTCTAGACATGCTACGGGTTCTATGAAAGCACGCGTGCGCCTTGCGATACTCTCAATGCCGTTACGCTGGCCTGACCGACTacgagaaggcagcgagggctgaagaagcacgaactgcagcggcgtcgcagcgccaAACGCCAAACGGGGCGATAACGCGTTGATATCTGCCTAAAAgtgccgctctctctcctctgcgtcgccgagcCAAATACAGACAAGTCTAAGACCCGAGAAGAGCAGCCGCTACGCCCCCTTGGAAGACTGCAATCCTGCTGGGCGTCCACTTTGAGGTAACACCCAGTCAAATCTCCGTCGACACGggggcgcagacgaagcaagATATGAAGCGTAGGCAAGAGACGTCGATTTCCACTGGACAGTATTACCTCCCTTTTTTGACTAGCATGCATTTGTCTTTGAAACGCGTGCTCGCGAGTCACCCTCATGTCTAGCCGGCACGGTTGAGTCGGGCTCCTTACTCGAGAGGGGATGCAAAAAAGCTCGAGGACCTGTGTCAGGGGCATGAGAGAAGTGCAACACAAAAATTGTCTTCTTGGGTGCACCGTCATAGTTGAACGGAGCGGTTGGTCCTTTTCGCAGTTGGCCCCACACAGGTAGACGTGTTGATTCACTCAATCAGAGAATATCACCCACCCCTGCTTATTACGGGCTCTAGCCTTCCCCCGATATACGCAGCCATTGCTTTGACCAGGCCTGAGGCGCTCCCAGTCAGCGAAAGCAAATCGCGGACTGAAGCATGCAGAGGAACGGCTTTTTTTCGTAATGCTTATCTCGTGCGTGTCTGGACCGTTTAAATCTCGTTTGCAATGGACTTGCCTCGCAAATTTGTTCCGCTGTCCTGCTGAATACCTTCAGTCTCTTTGTGACAAGGGACGTGCTACCTCCAATTTTTGTTAGCGAAACTCTCAGCGCCTTCAACGAAAAatcgctgcgcagcggagcAGAAACCGGTGGCCAATTGCAACAGTTTTTCATCAGCTGCTTTGTGTCGTGAGCGGGATTTTTCCCGCGCATTTATCGCATTCTTTCAACACCCTGTCACTAGTGAGCTGGACTGCTAGAGCGCGGTACCGTTCGATCGCCGGCTTCGAGGTCATCTGCATTTTAATAGCGCTGTGCTCCCCCCCTATGCGCTGTGCCCCCCCCAGAGAGGGCTTTTCGGCGCCACGTCTCCTGAACTTTCGTATTGAAGATGAATCTACAGACAGAGAACGGCGCAGTGGCTGCTTCCGCAGCAGCTCTTGATGCTGTTGCTGGACAACACGTTCCCCAAGAAGCCGGTCCCGCTTTCGACACTGCCACCGCTGCGGAtagcgcgcctgcggggcCAGCAGACGCTTCTGTGAACCACGAAGGGTCTGACCTGCCAACACGAGAGGTTAGCAGCTTTGACTGTCTAAAGGGCGGGCTCAGCCCTCCGTTGTCGCCCTCTAATTTTTTTTATCGGGgaaggaggcagccgcggagtCGGCGGCTTCACCCCTTGACATTTGTCCAGCCACTTGTTTGTGTATTCTCGTTCTCAAGGGGTTTAGAGTTCGAATtctcgaggcagagaggcttTGTCTCTTTGCCGCACTGACgtgcgctcgcgcgcagtgCACTAACAATTTCCTTTTGGTGGCATTCGAGCCTCCGCGTTGCGTGGCTGCCTGGTCGGTGCCGATCCTGAACGGAGAAAAAGGAGTTCGAAAGGTGTCTTTCATTCAAGAAAAGTACTGTGGTGTCCCGTTTGGCCGTCACGAATGATGCTGTGCTGTAGATGGGGTGCGTAAATTGCTGGATGAAGAATTATTCCTTTGCATCCTCCACGGCGGGTTGTCTTGCCGTTTCATCGGTGACGTGTCTGTTGGCGGGTTCACACACACGTCTTGGCGGGACTGTAACCGGGAACTTTCTGTGGAGGTTCTCTTGCAAGGTAACGACGTTTCCTCTGCTCTGTAGCGACACCTGCCGTAGACTGCACGAAACCGAGGCGCGTGGTAAAAGGAGAAAAACTACTCGAGAGTCGCAGTGAGCGCTGTTGTTTTTTCCTGTTCAGTCACAGCAGAAGGAGCCGCTTCTTAAAGCCGAAGACAAACAAGATGGGGACGAGGACAGCGGTGACGTTTCGCTCGCCGTTGGAGGGGTAAGAAAGTGCCCGCCGTTCACTGCTAGACAGCTCTGTCGCGTGCCCAGAGGGGAGTCCCGGTTGCAGCGGAGTCCACTTTGCCCCGCTCCGACTCGTCGGTGATAAGCTCCTCTGGCGTGCATCCGATGGCGGACGAGGCTGTTGTCGAGGGGGACTTTCATATTTCACGGATGGACCTCCACGGCGTTCTCCGCTGCACATCGTATCGTCAAGGTGcatgccgcagacgcgggtTGACTTGTATCTGCGCGTGCTGTCCGGGAAACGCGTGGCGCAGTGGGGGCGCGTAGGGTGTGTACTCTGGCTTTAGCTGCGAGtgcgctggcgtcgctgctgccgtgCTGCGTACACCGGCGTTCGATGTAACTGCCTCAGCTTGACTTAGAAGACTCGAGCGCAGAAGAAACCGAGGTGAGAGGCGTGCGGCTGTCCCGCCCATGCGGGAGAGCGCGTTCAGTACCTCGCGCTGCGACACTGCGCTGAATCCagacggcgggcggcggagccccaCCCTGAACTCCT
The Besnoitia besnoiti strain Bb-Ger1 chromosome VIII, whole genome shotgun sequence genome window above contains:
- a CDS encoding hypothetical protein (encoded by transcript BESB_083850); amino-acid sequence: MNLQTENGAVAASAAALDAVAGQHVPQEAGPAFDTATAADSAPAGPADASVNHEGSDLPTRESQQKEPLLKAEDKQDGDEDSGDVSLAVGGDQAKEESGIMGVVLALLLSFVFPPIGCLAFCFSLRYPENSRRYFWAVRALELGSLLSFLYSLLLVMLLSDLKLVYTQNDKAHFGVGY